Proteins co-encoded in one Candidatus Nanopelagicales bacterium genomic window:
- a CDS encoding alpha/beta-hydrolase family protein, with amino-acid sequence MTTAGSDAPVGQPGDPGELRYLDVSAVAGTLLAAYAAGSSTQPNLLTRGTPDQAIITGISTTAGYGWGVSLHSFLRSVANRLPGSPLASGLLVDGATAALAYGAYRALPHRPGEPALRALARLTTQSTAAAALAGVGADVMDLRRGHRFGRVAALGAMAGIGVAGWARTRPGRARVGSQLDDGSYFEDTPRSISPAKTVGLGLITGGMLFGLSHVESSLTTLFSRGAAKVLGGDPEDHRMLGRIGATAATYGVGWLALSGVTAKLTGAGSEVEIANQAQPTLPEVTGSPASGIPWDKQSREGTRWLSAVLLADHIQDVMKEPARQPIRVYASLSSADTEEARAELLLSELDRTRAFERKYIALFSPTGSGYVNYVACETFEYLARGDCASMAIEYSVLPSALSLTRAQMGTRQTRLVVNGITERLLAMPADQRPKFFLFGESLGCKVSEEVFVGHTDAGPRGVGLDAAVWVGTPAFTNWRKQLWNGRPQGEPPTVGPGAIYLPRAISDWHALPDDEKRKVDFLLLQNGDDPVPKFEAPLLWRQPDWLGPDDQRPPGAPRGTNWQPVTTFVSTFTDLMNALTPTPGTFQEGGHDYRVEIPGAIRTVWGLDSSDEQMNRVNAVLRTRELAWEVKRDWDNAMAKPEDKRAEAADKVRKQVGDWCGSDQPVDDETIQLIIKGTEPV; translated from the coding sequence TTGACGACTGCAGGATCTGACGCGCCGGTCGGGCAGCCGGGCGACCCCGGCGAATTGCGGTACCTGGATGTCTCGGCTGTGGCGGGCACGCTGCTCGCCGCCTACGCCGCCGGCTCATCGACGCAGCCCAATCTGCTGACCCGGGGCACTCCGGATCAGGCGATCATCACCGGCATCAGCACCACCGCCGGATACGGGTGGGGCGTGTCGCTGCACTCGTTCCTGAGGTCGGTGGCCAACCGGCTGCCGGGAAGTCCCCTGGCGAGTGGGCTTCTGGTCGACGGTGCCACCGCCGCCCTGGCCTACGGCGCATATCGGGCCCTGCCGCACCGGCCGGGGGAGCCCGCCCTACGTGCATTGGCCCGGCTGACGACTCAGAGCACGGCCGCCGCCGCTCTGGCGGGGGTCGGCGCGGATGTCATGGACCTGCGTCGCGGGCATCGCTTCGGTCGCGTCGCCGCGCTGGGTGCGATGGCCGGCATCGGCGTGGCCGGTTGGGCGCGGACGCGTCCGGGCCGTGCGCGAGTCGGCTCCCAGTTGGACGACGGCTCGTACTTCGAGGACACCCCCCGCAGCATCAGTCCGGCCAAGACTGTCGGCCTGGGTCTGATCACGGGCGGCATGCTGTTCGGGCTGTCCCATGTGGAGTCGTCTCTCACCACGCTGTTCTCCCGTGGAGCCGCGAAGGTACTGGGCGGTGACCCTGAGGATCACCGAATGCTCGGGCGGATCGGCGCAACCGCCGCTACGTACGGTGTCGGATGGTTGGCGCTGTCGGGCGTGACGGCCAAACTGACCGGAGCCGGCAGCGAAGTCGAGATCGCGAACCAGGCGCAACCCACCCTTCCCGAAGTCACGGGCAGCCCCGCGTCCGGGATCCCGTGGGACAAGCAGAGCCGCGAAGGGACACGTTGGCTCAGTGCCGTCCTGCTGGCCGACCACATCCAGGACGTCATGAAGGAGCCGGCGCGTCAGCCGATCCGCGTGTACGCGAGCTTGAGTTCGGCGGACACGGAGGAGGCCCGCGCCGAACTCCTGCTGAGCGAGCTCGACCGCACGCGCGCGTTCGAGCGCAAGTACATCGCGCTGTTCTCACCGACCGGTTCCGGCTACGTCAACTACGTCGCCTGCGAAACGTTCGAGTATCTGGCCCGAGGCGACTGCGCCAGCATGGCGATCGAGTACTCCGTGCTCCCATCCGCGCTGTCGCTCACCCGGGCCCAGATGGGTACCCGGCAGACCAGGTTGGTCGTCAACGGCATCACCGAACGACTCCTCGCCATGCCCGCGGACCAGCGCCCGAAGTTCTTCTTGTTCGGGGAGTCGCTGGGCTGCAAGGTCAGCGAGGAGGTCTTCGTCGGACACACCGATGCGGGGCCGCGCGGTGTCGGGTTGGACGCCGCGGTGTGGGTCGGCACGCCTGCCTTCACCAACTGGCGCAAGCAGCTGTGGAACGGTCGGCCGCAAGGTGAGCCGCCGACAGTCGGGCCGGGGGCGATCTACCTGCCCCGCGCGATCAGCGACTGGCACGCGTTGCCTGACGACGAGAAGCGGAAGGTCGACTTCTTGCTGCTCCAGAACGGTGACGACCCGGTTCCCAAGTTCGAGGCACCGCTGTTGTGGCGTCAACCGGACTGGCTCGGACCCGACGACCAACGCCCACCGGGAGCTCCCCGGGGCACGAACTGGCAGCCGGTGACGACGTTTGTCTCGACGTTCACCGACTTGATGAACGCACTGACTCCCACGCCGGGCACGTTCCAAGAAGGGGGACACGACTACCGGGTCGAGATCCCCGGCGCCATCCGCACCGTGTGGGGCCTGGACTCGTCAGACGAGCAGATGAACCGCGTCAACGCGGTGCTGCGCACGCGGGAACTCGCCTGGGAGGTCAAGCGCGACTGGGACAACGCCATGGCCAAGCCGGAGGACAAGCGCGCCGAAGCCGCGGACAAGGTCCGAAAGCAGGTCGGCGACTGGTGTGGATCGGACCAGCCGGTAGATGATGAGACGATCCAACTGATCATCAAGGGGACTGAACCGGTGTAG
- a CDS encoding succinate dehydrogenase iron-sulfur subunit: protein MAIDTPAPNSAPESAPDTGTAPPRDPGSRRIRRHYQGAPLRPRCRRPALLAGDSRVTVFATDRILDCLHKIKWEQDGTLTFRRSCGHGICGSDAMRINGKNRLACKTLVKDLNTKKPIKVEPIKGLTVEKDLIVDMEPFMAAYRKVKPFLITTGQEPTRERLQSAEDRAKFDDTTKCILCAACTTSCPVFWTDEQYFGPAAIVNAHRFIFDSRDDGGDQRLQILNQSEGAWRCRTTFNCTDACPRGIQVTTAIQQVKRAMMFGADDAM, encoded by the coding sequence ATGGCCATCGACACCCCCGCCCCCAACAGCGCCCCCGAGAGCGCCCCCGACACCGGCACCGCACCGCCCCGAGACCCCGGATCCCGTCGCATTCGACGTCACTATCAAGGTGCGCCGCTACGACCCCGATGTCGACGACCAGCACTACTGGCAGGAGATTCACGCGTCACCGTGTTCGCCACCGACCGCATCCTCGACTGCCTGCACAAGATCAAGTGGGAACAGGACGGCACGCTGACGTTCCGCCGCTCCTGCGGCCACGGCATCTGCGGATCCGACGCCATGCGCATCAACGGCAAGAACCGCCTCGCCTGCAAGACGCTGGTCAAGGACCTCAACACCAAGAAGCCCATCAAGGTCGAGCCCATCAAGGGCCTGACGGTCGAGAAGGACCTCATCGTCGACATGGAGCCGTTCATGGCGGCCTACCGCAAGGTCAAGCCGTTCCTGATCACGACCGGTCAGGAACCCACCCGGGAACGCCTGCAGTCCGCCGAGGACCGGGCCAAGTTCGACGACACCACCAAGTGCATCCTGTGCGCCGCGTGCACCACGTCGTGCCCCGTGTTCTGGACCGACGAGCAGTACTTCGGCCCGGCGGCGATCGTCAACGCACATCGGTTCATCTTCGACAGCCGCGACGACGGTGGCGACCAGCGACTGCAGATCCTCAACCAGTCCGAGGGTGCCTGGCGCTGCCGCACCACGTTCAACTGCACCGACGCGTGCCCTCGGGGGATCCAGGTCACGACGGCGATCCAGCAGGTCAAACGCGCCATGATGTTCGGCGCCGACGACGCCATGTGA
- a CDS encoding FAD-binding protein translates to MPGRTRTTSTWTSPTCPPSRLEAKLPDITEFSRTYLGVDPITELVPVFPTAHYAMGGIPTNIDTQVLADNADTVPGLYAAGEVACVSVHGANRLGTNSLLDINVFGRRAGIAAAEYAQTIDYSPLPDDPEAMVRDMLTGLLEGDGTERVGELRRALQETMDMNAQVYPH, encoded by the coding sequence GTGCCGGGCCGCACAAGGACTACGTCTACCTGGACCTCACCCACCTGCCCGCCGAGCAGGCTCGAGGCCAAACTGCCGGACATCACGGAGTTCTCCCGCACCTACCTGGGCGTCGACCCGATCACCGAACTCGTTCCGGTGTTCCCCACCGCGCACTACGCCATGGGCGGCATCCCGACCAACATCGACACCCAGGTCCTGGCGGACAACGCCGACACCGTCCCCGGCCTGTACGCCGCCGGCGAGGTCGCCTGCGTCTCGGTGCACGGCGCCAACCGGCTGGGCACGAACTCGCTGCTCGACATCAACGTCTTCGGTCGCCGCGCCGGCATCGCCGCTGCCGAGTACGCCCAGACCATCGACTACTCCCCGCTGCCCGACGACCCCGAGGCCATGGTGCGCGACATGCTCACCGGCCTCCTCGAGGGCGACGGCACCGAACGTGTCGGAGAACTGCGCCGCGCCCTGCAGGAAACCATGGACATGAATGCTCAGGTGTATCCGCACTGA
- a CDS encoding succinate dehydrogenase hydrophobic membrane anchor subunit: MSPLTSPPRTPPAPPEAGRNFEKTSWVFMRASGLVLVILVFGHLLIMNILDGGVQRINFAFVAGRWTSPFWQMWDLTMLWLAMLHGTNGLRVIINDYARSGKTKFWLHGVLYTASAATIILGTLVIFTFDPNLA; this comes from the coding sequence CTGTCACCCCTGACCTCGCCCCCCCGAACGCCGCCCGCGCCGCCAGAGGCGGGCCGCAACTTCGAGAAGACGTCCTGGGTCTTCATGCGCGCATCTGGCCTCGTGCTGGTCATCCTGGTTTTCGGCCACCTACTGATCATGAACATCCTCGACGGCGGTGTGCAGCGGATCAACTTCGCGTTCGTGGCCGGCCGCTGGACCAGCCCGTTCTGGCAGATGTGGGACCTCACCATGCTCTGGCTGGCGATGTTGCACGGCACCAACGGGCTGCGCGTGATCATCAACGACTACGCACGCAGCGGCAAGACCAAGTTCTGGCTGCACGGCGTGCTGTATACGGCATCAGCCGCGACAATCATCTTGGGAACCCTGGTGATCTTCACCTTCGATCCCAACCTTGCCTGA
- the sdhC gene encoding succinate dehydrogenase, cytochrome b556 subunit produces MASVGTLYRGDISMWSWVAHRITGVAVLFFLYVHVLDTALVRVSPAAYDLVIASYKTPLVNLMEVGLVGAVLFHALNGLRIIAVDYWSKGTRYQKQMLWATVVVWCAVMIPGAYFMLRHTIATIFGSA; encoded by the coding sequence GTGGCAAGCGTCGGCACCCTGTATCGCGGTGACATTTCCATGTGGTCCTGGGTCGCGCATCGGATCACCGGCGTCGCGGTCCTGTTCTTCCTCTATGTACATGTGCTCGACACCGCATTGGTGCGTGTGTCACCCGCCGCCTACGACCTCGTGATCGCGAGTTACAAGACTCCGCTGGTCAACCTCATGGAGGTAGGCCTCGTCGGAGCGGTGTTGTTCCACGCCCTGAACGGACTGCGGATCATCGCTGTCGACTACTGGAGCAAGGGCACCCGCTATCAGAAGCAGATGCTGTGGGCCACGGTCGTCGTGTGGTGCGCCGTGATGATCCCCGGTGCCTATTTCATGCTCCGACACACCATCGCCACGATCTTCGGGAGCGCCTGA
- a CDS encoding EAL domain-containing protein, producing MFSLLITVAVAVAVYELVRNGLWPTRVVLPDLPRYEGAEEAWDRSEPPPGLSEEDVRAVSMLSAVLREEFVIHYEPSMSIRTGDLRAVEIHPRWQHAKYGLIKSNVFLPMTEEKQLEGDFDFWAARTGLRQVALWRRYATEGLRAFIRLPRLTGGDPLDLVDTLLAEAAVLDIEPDEIVLGIAPGPFMTERDNDWRGLEALADRGVDLCLHHFSAAGPAPLEVVVDSPVDYLTLDMSSTELPPDPDKSVVSRSVVRAANKGVLVIGREVEHEEQLEALAEHGAVGFQGPLFAPPLAANILSALLSGLEDSNPQSDEPDDWPASGVAEEEGRPAHA from the coding sequence GTGTTCTCGCTGCTCATCACTGTCGCCGTAGCCGTTGCGGTCTACGAGTTGGTCCGTAACGGCCTCTGGCCCACCCGGGTGGTTCTGCCGGACTTGCCCCGGTACGAAGGCGCGGAGGAGGCCTGGGACCGCAGCGAACCCCCGCCTGGCCTCAGCGAGGAAGACGTCCGTGCCGTGAGCATGCTGTCCGCCGTGCTGCGCGAGGAGTTCGTGATCCACTACGAGCCCTCGATGTCGATCCGAACCGGCGACCTGCGCGCGGTCGAGATCCATCCCCGTTGGCAGCACGCGAAGTACGGCCTGATCAAGTCCAACGTCTTCCTCCCGATGACCGAAGAGAAGCAGTTGGAGGGCGACTTCGACTTCTGGGCCGCTCGCACCGGCCTGCGGCAGGTGGCGTTGTGGCGCAGGTACGCCACGGAGGGTCTTCGTGCCTTCATCCGACTCCCACGGCTCACGGGCGGCGACCCGTTGGATCTCGTCGACACACTGCTGGCGGAGGCGGCAGTGCTGGACATCGAGCCGGACGAGATCGTTCTCGGCATTGCGCCCGGCCCCTTCATGACGGAACGCGACAACGACTGGCGCGGGCTCGAGGCCCTGGCCGACCGTGGCGTCGACCTCTGCCTGCATCATTTCAGTGCGGCCGGTCCGGCTCCTCTCGAAGTGGTGGTCGACAGCCCCGTGGACTACCTCACGCTGGACATGTCATCCACGGAACTGCCCCCGGACCCCGACAAGTCCGTCGTGTCCCGGTCGGTGGTGCGGGCCGCCAATAAGGGTGTGCTGGTGATCGGCCGAGAGGTTGAACATGAGGAGCAACTGGAGGCGCTCGCCGAGCACGGCGCGGTAGGGTTCCAAGGTCCGCTGTTCGCACCCCCGCTCGCAGCGAACATCCTCAGCGCCTTGCTGTCCGGTCTGGAGGATTCAAACCCTCAGAGCGATGAACCGGACGATTGGCCGGCTAGTGGAGTCGCCGAGGAGGAAGGGCGGCCCGCTCATGCCTAA